GAATAGGATTTGCCGGAAGACTCGATTTTCACATTCACTATTGACGCCTCCCCGCCACCGCCGCCTCGATGCAGGCGTCGGTCGCCGCCAGCGCGGTTTTGCACCCGATCAAATCGCCGACGTAGCGCGCCATCTTTGCGCTGTCGGTCACCATCGCGGCGACGTTCGGCACAGGCAGGCCGTACTCGCGGCAGGTGGACTGGCGCATGTGGCTCTCGACCGGGCAGGTATCCGCGACGAGCACCGCGCCCGCGGCTTCAATCGCAGAGGCGTACCCTGAATATTCCGCCTGTTTGCGCGTCATCCGGTTGGTGCAAATCCAGAACCGCACGCCGTCCGCGACGCGCCTGCCGCGCAGCCGCTGTGCGACATGTTTTATTTGCGCAAGGTTGTAATGCGGGCAGCCGAGCGTGACGAAATCAATCGGCGCGCCGGAGAGAATTGTCGTCAACCTGTCGCGGACAACGTTAAGATCGCGCTCTGTAACTTCGATTGTTTCCGCGGGCGGTTTGCCCTGAAACGCTTCTTCTGTCGTCCGCGCTTCGGGCGTGACGCCGACCATGTGAAACAGCGTGACGCTGCCGCTGGTCGCAAGCGCCGCGCCGAAGCCGATTAGGAAATCCTGGCGAGCGGTGCGAACGCCCGTGATCACCGGCACTTCGCTGCCCACGATGCTTCCGATGTGGAACCCTAGCGCGCACCACGCGTCGTATGTCGAAAGCTTTTCCGGCGGGATGTCCACGTGAAAGTGATGCGTCCCGCGGCGGTTCTCGGAAAGCAGATATCCCATCAGCGGATACTTGCCGGTCATCGCGGAGTAGCGCGTGAAAAGCCCGCCGCGGTTAGTGCGCGCGCCCAGAACGCTGTTGAAATAGATGATCGCGGACGATTCGACGCTCGCGATTACGCTTCCGAACGGCGGGACGAATCCCAAAAGCTGCGGCGTGCAGGTGTAGGTTTCGAGGATGCCAAGCGCGCGGTGCGCGGTCTCGACGCGCGCCTGCGAGCGCGCTAGCGCCGCGGGGCAGCCGGTGCAATCGGGGCGTTCGAGATCGCAGCAGAGCGTGGAAGTGGTCGTCGGAACGCGGACGCGCGCGCCCGCGTTTTCATCCCCAAAACGCGAAGCGCCCATCGCGCCGATTGCATCGACGCCATTCGCTCTGCATTTAGCCGCGTAATCGACCAGATCCTCTACGCTGCCCTCGTAGATCGCCATCTCTGCGGGATAGTGACAGTACGAAATATCGGCAAGCCGCGGCGCGTCGAACGCTTCGCCGAACTGGACGAGATAGTCCATCGCCTCCGCGAGGACGGGGCCGGAAGAGCCGGAGAGGAGAACGCGTTCGGTATCGGTGAGGTGCATCAATACCATTATAATTCCGGCATCCGCCGGGCGCACCCGTTTTCCAGCTTTGTGAAGCTCGGGTTGGAGGGTATAATCTATTCACCATGGCCACTCGCCGGACAATCGAATCGGTACCTCTCGACCGGCTTTGCGAACTCCGCAATCCGGAGGAAATTGCGCGCTTGGTTCCGAATGGCTCCAGGTATCATGCGCTGCTGCTTGACGGCGTTAGGGCGGCATCGAGCGAGTTTCCAAACTCGAAACTGGCACTGGAAGTGGTTTCGGACCCCGACGAGCCGGGCGTAGAGGAAGTCTTTCTTCTTATTGGCACCCGCCTATCTCCACAAAAGGCGTCGGCCGCGCTGGATTCGTTTTTCAGAAACTTCTGGCTTCCCGTTTTTGCAGCATCCAAAGGCAAGCTCTGCGTTACGTTCGAGTTCGAATGAAATTCGATTGGAGTAATTACTATTCGCTTGCAGTCAAACTCAATTCAGAGGGCGTTAAAGGCGTACCGATTGAGGCCGTGAATCGCACCTGCATCAGCCGGCCTTATTATTCCGCGTTTTGTCTTTCAAGAAATAAAATGTTGTTTGAACACGACATTCAGAATCCGCATGGCGCAAGCTCACACGATGCGGTTATCTCCCATTTTGGACGGAATGCCAACCCGAAATGGCAGGAAATCGCACACTGGCTGAAGCTGCGTAAGCGCGAAAGAATCAAGGCGGACTATCACGACGATTACAGCGAGGCCGGTAAGAAAGATGAGTTTTGTTTGGAAAAGTCAATCGAAATAGCTGCTCTCTTGAAATCGATTTCTTAATCGGCCACGTCCGGTTTCACCACCTCCACCACCACCGCGCTCGGGTACTCGCTCGTGTGCCACACAACTTGATGCGCGACTTGCCAATCCGTCGCGTCCGCCTGCGGCTCCTTCGTGTTCAGGTGGCGGCAGAACTTGGGCACCGCGCTGGACGACACTTCGAGCCTAATCGAATGCCCGCGCAAAAACCTTATCCCAGTCGCCCACATGTCCACGACGACTTTGTACACCTTGCCCGGCTCCAGCCACTCGGGAGATTCGAGCGAGTTGCGGAATTCCGCCCGCTGTATGCCATCGCAAAGCTGGATCGCGCGGCCGTTCGGCCACACGTCCACCAGCTTCGCGGTGAAGTCCGTCGCCGGAACGTCCGTCGAGATGTAAAGCTCCGCGAACACACGCCCGCAAATCACAACGTCTTCTTCGAGTGGCGCGGTCGTGTACACAAGCACGTCCGGCCTGCGCTCGATGGATTGCTGGTCGGTCGCCTCGCCGAGTTGAAGCGCGACGGGATCGGTCACGTACGGGACGGGATTCGCGGGATCGTAAGTGAATAAATCGCAATCCGCGGCGTCTACATCTCCTTGCCTCTGTGCCTCTGTGGTTAATTTGCCATCCCCGAACAGCGAATTCGCGTTCCCGCCGCTGGATAAATACAGCCGCTTCGTTTCCGCGCCGGTAGGCGGCCAGTCGTCGAATCCGTGCCAGCGGTTTTCTCCCATCAGGAAGATGCGGCACCGCGGTTCGCCGCCCAGTCCATGATCCTCACCCGCGAGATACTTTGCAAAGAATTTCAACCGGATGGCATTCAGGTCTATAACCGCGCCCGCGCCGAAGTCCACCTCCCCCACTACGCTGGATACGTTCACCTTGTGCGGCCACGGCCCGATGACGAGCATCTGCGCATCGCGCGCCTCCGCGGTCGCGGCTTCCCGGCGCATTTTCGGATAGTTGATGTACGTCGAAATCCCGTCGTCGTCGTACCAGCCGCATATGTGCAGCGCGGGGATGTCTACGCGCCCCAGCTTGTCCATGTAGCAGACTTCCTTCCACCAGTCGTCCAGCGCCGGGTGATCGCACCAGTTCTGCCAGGTCGCGCTTTCCATCCCCGCCGCCTTGTCCAGCGTCCGAAGCGGCAGGTGCAGGAACAAATCCTTCCAGTTCGCGACTCCGGTGTTCTGATTCACTCGCCCATGCACCATCAAAGCCCAGACAACCATGTTCCAAAACAGCGCTCCGTTTTGGTAAGGCACGTTGATTACTGGATCGGGAAGCGGAACTATCGGGCATATCGCTTTGAGCGCCGGATGCCTGTCGTACGCGACCACCCAAGTGCAGTAGCCCTCGTAGCTCCCACCGGTTACGCCTACGCTGCCGTTGCAGAAGTCCTGCGCGGCCAGCCACGCGATCGTGTCCATTCCGTCGTTGCGCTCGCTCCTGAAAGGCTCCCACTCGCCCTCGCTGTCGTATCGCCCGCGGCAGTCCTGGAACGCGCACGCGAATCCGCGCCGCGCGAAATAAAGCAGCCGCTCCGCGCGCTGCGCGTCGCTGTTCCCATAAGGCGTGCGTGTGAGCAAAACCGGCCACGGCCCGGAGTGATTCGCGTTGCCTTTCGGGATGAACAGATCGGTCGAAAGCCGGATGCCGTCGCGCATCGGCACCATCGCATGGACGAGATGCTCGATTTCGTATTCGGGAACAGAAGTTGTTATCAAAGCTTTGCCTCTCTTGCATGTCGGCCAAGGCCGATTAGCCGCGGAATTCTATCCTTTGAGCAATGGCCGGTCAATCAAATCCGAAAGGCTGTTTTCCATTTTCGGTTTCCGAACGGTTTTGCGGTCTCGCGCGCATAAGCGAGGCAAATCGTCCTGATTGTCTGCTATAATGAGCTGTTTATAGCCCTTCCGGGACGTGTGGTAGATGCCGCAGCTGAAAAAAGGAGTTTTGGTCAAGAAGCTGGACGCTGTCCGCGCGGCCGCATCCAAGGGCAAGGACATAGAAAAGCTGGTGACCGACTCCCTCGTCGAATCCGGCAATGACTTGAGCGAGGAGGATCGCAAGGCTCTCAACGGCCTAAGATTCGAGCTTGCCAAGTTCTGGTGGGAGAACAACCGCAAAACTGAAGCTCTGGATACGTTGCTGGAGTTTTTCGACGGTTATGTCGAAGAAGACTGGACCGCCCAAGCCGCCGATTGGATACGAAACGACCAAATCACGGACATCAAGTACCGTCCGATTCTCGAAAAGCGGCTGGAAATAGCTCCCGAAGACCGCCGGGCCAACCTATCGCTGGCGAAAATGGTTGCCGACCTTCCTTCGCCAACGGATGAAGACATTGACATTGTCGTCCGCGCGGTCAAAGAGCATCCTCTTTGGAAGGGCGGCTCAAGCATACTTTCCATCCGTTACCTTGCCGAGGGCAGAACCGACGCCGAAGCGCTGGACGTTTATAAAAACGCATATCGCCACAACAAGGACAACGAAGAACTTGTCAGGATTCTTACTCAATCGCTTATAGAAAACCAGGACAAGAGCGAGTTCGCGCTCAAGTTTTACCGCGACCAGCTTGACGCGGGCCGCGACGTCCCGAAAGCCCTGGGGCTGCTGTGCGACGCCTATTTGGAAAAAGGCGAAATTTCTCCCACCACTTGGCCTTTCATCGCTGACGCGCTCGGACGGGGAATGCTATCTCCCGAAGGCGTCAAACACGTCAGCGATTTCATCCTGACCCAGGAAAAGTCTTACTTCAATAGGCGCGACCTGGCGGAGCAGGTTTACGAACGCGGCTACCGCGGCCAAGAGCTGCTGCAGTATCTTGCCGACGAGTATGCAAGCGAGCTCGATATTTCAGAGCGCACCATCCCGTTGTTTCAGGACGCGTTCAAGCAGCACGCGCTCTCCAAGCGCAGCATACGCGCGCTGACCGAGCACTTTCTTGGAAGGGATGACAGGGGGGATTTTGCCTGCCGAGTGTATGAAACGTACCTTTCGATGGTACCGGAGCTTCCCCAGCGAAAGCTGTACGAGCTTTTGGCGCAGCACTATATCCAGCTGGGCAGGGCTGACGAACAGGCGAAAAAAATATACGAGGAAGCGCTTACCACCGATCCGGACAATCCGGAAATCATCCGCATGCTCGCCATTACTTACCTCGCCTACCACACGGATACGCAAGCCGCCATAGATATTTATCGCCGCGCGTTCAATATCGTTACCGACGATTTCACGCGTGAGAAAAT
The sequence above is a segment of the bacterium genome. Coding sequences within it:
- a CDS encoding aconitase X catalytic domain-containing protein — encoded protein: MVLMHLTDTERVLLSGSSGPVLAEAMDYLVQFGEAFDAPRLADISYCHYPAEMAIYEGSVEDLVDYAAKCRANGVDAIGAMGASRFGDENAGARVRVPTTTSTLCCDLERPDCTGCPAALARSQARVETAHRALGILETYTCTPQLLGFVPPFGSVIASVESSAIIYFNSVLGARTNRGGLFTRYSAMTGKYPLMGYLLSENRRGTHHFHVDIPPEKLSTYDAWCALGFHIGSIVGSEVPVITGVRTARQDFLIGFGAALATSGSVTLFHMVGVTPEARTTEEAFQGKPPAETIEVTERDLNVVRDRLTTILSGAPIDFVTLGCPHYNLAQIKHVAQRLRGRRVADGVRFWICTNRMTRKQAEYSGYASAIEAAGAVLVADTCPVESHMRQSTCREYGLPVPNVAAMVTDSAKMARYVGDLIGCKTALAATDACIEAAVAGRRQ
- a CDS encoding CocE/NonD family hydrolase, producing the protein MITTSVPEYEIEHLVHAMVPMRDGIRLSTDLFIPKGNANHSGPWPVLLTRTPYGNSDAQRAERLLYFARRGFACAFQDCRGRYDSEGEWEPFRSERNDGMDTIAWLAAQDFCNGSVGVTGGSYEGYCTWVVAYDRHPALKAICPIVPLPDPVINVPYQNGALFWNMVVWALMVHGRVNQNTGVANWKDLFLHLPLRTLDKAAGMESATWQNWCDHPALDDWWKEVCYMDKLGRVDIPALHICGWYDDDGISTYINYPKMRREAATAEARDAQMLVIGPWPHKVNVSSVVGEVDFGAGAVIDLNAIRLKFFAKYLAGEDHGLGGEPRCRIFLMGENRWHGFDDWPPTGAETKRLYLSSGGNANSLFGDGKLTTEAQRQGDVDAADCDLFTYDPANPVPYVTDPVALQLGEATDQQSIERRPDVLVYTTAPLEEDVVICGRVFAELYISTDVPATDFTAKLVDVWPNGRAIQLCDGIQRAEFRNSLESPEWLEPGKVYKVVVDMWATGIRFLRGHSIRLEVSSSAVPKFCRHLNTKEPQADATDWQVAHQVVWHTSEYPSAVVVEVVKPDVAD